A genome region from Carassius gibelio isolate Cgi1373 ecotype wild population from Czech Republic chromosome A23, carGib1.2-hapl.c, whole genome shotgun sequence includes the following:
- the znf217 gene encoding zinc finger protein 217, producing MPTHPLIQYVESPDGLGHDILNHSGASMPGTGSSMTPHTSVVEKPDTLAESILPLDCMFCEETFLHQEDLGPHLLSQHPTTFHAPAVLRVEAEFLTPSERAHSKTCPAVEKNEELCCVVCGQAVADATELETHMRKHKDSFTYCCGLCGRRFKEPWFLKNHMRTHGGKAKNKNQDLESPASINEVIQDQPPSPVVTSYKMCMVCGFFFLNKEVLAEHSKVHNRELEVDENVSSDSHPDEEVPVSQKAFLQTLQLHPSGAREEDEQNHPSGRWISQLDPFNTYQAWQLATRGKIAAGPNLAKELNADSNSDNEDSGSEKEELGAIWASDGGDKPRRGLRSDLKPSETPSPSPEQKSLIRKDKPTNCEECGKIFRTYHQLVLHSRIHKKERGGVESPTMPVDGRAQSVGSCSSSSLDRAEEYSEDGSEEGVPVDAFNPEKGDDGSGKMKLKILAPRKCGYCGKTFRSNYYLNIHLRTHTGEKPYKCEYCDYAAAQKTSLRYHLDRRHKDKPFTEIPNIPATPSARNIIKVIEPPKNVDDKKALKPAKQWLAPKPLPASVKHDPGMSKAVINSTGPSIQVKQEYVSSPVTTPYTPVGEVNKKYMLPVNPKMEEEKATEAPLNLSLKGPLPVSATSVPRSLLPTNTCTSCSYETLYPEVLLMHKKLIHKEKLDAKKNGYRGPQKPKRYTGCPPALEGKDVTPLPHINRKHPRRTKSPLRQPEKLVEKLPKQPQMPKISPAKDHWRDQNQEGQRSRELDQLSRNSEQESSRKLKVPLVIDREFSKQRPGLDQEVNQRASLGKNGMVWPTDPARLCLSDRFRNLTQMDFGEPSSKRHKSFEPLHTASGRLGEDFTQIVPSSRNAKTSLQASSPLGSVKVTPTASPNSMQADWNVINLLRTYTPNSLSSLYHPTTAGSSHTVMASPVSGSRSLIFPHYSTSMTQRRIQTSPLSNERCGPSEKSS from the exons ATGCCTACCCACCCATTGATCCAATATGTGGAAAGTCCTGATGGACTAGGTCATGATATACTCAACCACAGCGGCGCAAGCATGCCTGGTACTGGATCTAGCATGACGCCCCACACTAGCGTGGTGGAAAAACCAGACACATTGGCAGAGAGTATCTTACCTCTAGACTGCATGTTTTGCGAGGAGACTTTCCTGCATCAGGAAGACCTGGGACCACACCTTCTATCTCAGCATCCCACAACATTCCACGCTCCTGCAGTGTTGCGCGTGGAAGCGGAATTCTTAACTCCCAGTGAAAGGGCTCATTCTAAAACCTGCCCAGCTGTGGAAAAGAATGAGGAGCTGTGTTGCGTTGTGTGCGGCCAGGCCGTTGCAGATGCGACCGAGCTGGAAACGCACATGCGGAAACACAAGGACTCTTTCACGTACTGCTGCGGCCTCTGTGGACGTCGTTTCAAAGAGCCGTGGTTCCTTAAAAACCACATGAGAACCCATGGCGGAAAGGCTAAAAACAAAAACCAGGACCTGGAGAGCCCAGCCTCCATTAATGAGGTCATCCAAGACCAGCCCCCATCACCTGTGGTCACATCGTACAAAATGTGCATGGTATGTGGCTTCTTTTTCCTGAACAAGGAAGTTCTGGCTGAGCACAGCAAGGTCCACAATCGTGAACTGGAAGTGGATGAGAACGTATCCTCCGACAGCCACCCTGATGAGGAGGTTCCTGTATCTCAGAAGGCATTTTTGCAGACCCTACAATTGCATCCTTCGGGTGCGAGAGAAGAAGACGAACAGAATCACCCATCTGGACGCTGGATATCCCAACTTGATCCCTTTAACACCTACCAGGCCTGGCAGTTGGCCACCAGAGGCAAGATCGCAGCAGGTCCGAACTTGGCCAAGGAGCTCAATGCTGACTCCAACTCTGACAACGAGGACTCTGGTTCTGAAAAAGAGGAACTGGGGGCCATTTGGGCTTCTGATGGTGGAGATAAACCCAGACGAGGCCTACGAAGTGACCTCAAGCCTAGCGAGACACCTTCACCATCACCTGAGCAAAAAAGTCTGATTCGTAAAGACAAGCCAACAAACTGTGAAGAGTGCGGCAAGATCTTCAGGACGTACCATCAGTTGGTCCTCCATTCTCGAATCCATAAGAAGGAACGAGGAGGAGTAGAGAGTCCCACCATGCCTGTAGATGGTAGGGCCCAAAGCGTAGGCTCTTGTAGTAGTTCATCTCTTGACCGAGCAGAGGAGTACTCCGAGGATGGCTCCGAAGAGGGAGTGCCAGTTGACGCCTTTAATCCAG AAAAAGGTGATGATGGATCGGGaaaaatgaagctgaaaattctcGCTCCAAGAAAATGTGGTTACTGTGGCAAGACTTTCCGCTCAAACTATTACCTCAATATTCATCTCAGGACACATACTG GTGAAAAACCTTATAAATGTGAATACTGTGACTATGCCGCAGCACAGAAAACGTCTTTGAGGTACCACCTAGACAGACGTCACAAGGACAAACCTTTCACAGAAATCCCGAACATTCCTGCAACACCATCTGCTAGAAATATCATCAAGGTCATTGAACCTCCCAAGAATGTAGATGACAAAAAAGCCTTAAAACCAGCCAAGCAATGGCTTGCTCCTAAGCCTCTGCCTGCCAGTGTTAAACACGATCCTGGCATGAGCAAAGCCGTTATTAACAGCACAGGTCCTTCCATTCAAGTCAAGCAAGAGTATGTTAGTTCTCCCGTCACAACTCCTTACACCCCTGTGGGTGAggtcaacaaaaaatacatgttaCCGGTAAACCCGAAGATGGAGGAGGAGAAGGCTACCGAAGCACCTTTGAATTTGTCCCTCAAAGGGCCACTTCCTGTATCTGCTACCTCAGTACCCAGAAGCCTGTTACCAACCAACACGTGTACCTCTTGCTCCTATGAAACCCTTTACCCTGAGGTTCTCTTGATGCATAAAAAGCTCATCCACAAGGAGAAGTTGGATGCCAAGAAGAATGGATACAGGGGACCACAGAAACCGAAACGGTACACTGGTTGCCCTCCGGCTCTTGAGGGCAAAGATGTCACTCCTTTGCCTCACATCAACAGGAAGCATCCCCGTCGGACCAAATCCCCATTGCGCCAGCCAGAAAAACTTGTGGAGAAGCTTCCAAAACAACCTCAGATGCCTAAGATTTCTCCTGCAAAAGATCACTGGAGGGATCAGAACCAGGAGGGCCAAAGGAGCAGGGAATTGGACCAGCTTTCTAGAAACTCAGAGCAAGAATCCAGTAGAAAATTAAAAGTGCCATTGGTAATTGATCGAGAGTTCTCCAAGCAGAGGCCTGGTCTGGATCAGGAGGTGAATCAGAGGGCAAGCTTGGGCAAAAATGGAATGGTTTGGCCCACAGATCCAGCTAGGCTTTGCCTTTCAGACCGCTTCCGAAACTTGACACAAATGGATTTCGGCGAACCGTCTAGCAAGAGACACAAGTCCTTTGAGCCTCTACATACTGCGTCTGGGCGGCTTGGAGAGGATTTCACCCAAATTGTGCCCTCCAGCAGAAATGCAAAAACCTCGTTGCAGGCGAGCTCACCCTTGGGTTCAGTTAAGGTGACTCCCACTGCGTCTCCCAACAGCATGCAGGCCGACTGGAATGTCATCAACCTGCTCCGCACCTACACGCCCAACAGCCTGTCCTCACTCTATCACCCCACCACTGCAGGTTCCAGCCACACTGTCATGGCCTCACCTGTCTCTG GGAGCAGGTCCTTGATCTTCCCTCATTACTCTACAAGTATGACTCAGAGGAGAATCCAAACCAGCCCTCTGAGTAATGAACGCTGTGGACCTTCAGAAAAGAGCTCTTAG